One part of the Bdellovibrio sp. KM01 genome encodes these proteins:
- a CDS encoding RES family NAD+ phosphorylase — MSYTDPKDLIFKSPSEVKAFAKWYLGTNITATPDDEFSSEQEKDDFLYRRSSRLEVEVDNLRDININSACDTSYQDQTIFRLCKESHQPLSTVGSDRKSSRFNFKESALFKNRLLYLGQDKECCYGEIFHNDYMTQCYPEFEQPRADELPRAKYKIVEYQVSVPDILVVTSSSTFKALGIPQGALKDEWFELNLNYNIPSSSQILGAIARAHGYNGILYCSVRNQTKNNLVLFEDNVGELDLVCKEISSAPFDLDAYEKQLGIRKS; from the coding sequence GTGTCTTATACGGATCCAAAAGATTTAATATTTAAATCCCCATCCGAAGTTAAGGCCTTTGCAAAGTGGTACCTAGGTACAAATATAACAGCTACTCCTGACGATGAGTTCTCGTCGGAGCAAGAAAAAGACGACTTTCTATACAGACGTTCATCGCGATTGGAAGTTGAAGTAGATAATCTCCGAGATATAAATATAAATAGTGCCTGTGATACTTCATATCAAGATCAGACAATATTTAGACTGTGTAAGGAGAGTCATCAACCTCTATCAACAGTAGGATCTGATCGAAAGTCATCCAGATTTAATTTCAAAGAGTCGGCGCTTTTCAAAAATAGACTCCTTTATTTGGGACAAGACAAAGAGTGTTGTTATGGAGAAATTTTTCATAACGACTATATGACTCAATGTTATCCCGAGTTTGAGCAACCCAGAGCAGATGAGTTGCCTCGAGCGAAGTATAAAATTGTAGAGTATCAAGTTAGTGTTCCAGATATTCTCGTGGTAACGAGTAGTTCGACTTTTAAAGCTTTGGGAATTCCACAAGGAGCTTTAAAAGACGAGTGGTTTGAGTTGAATCTTAACTATAATATTCCATCTTCGTCTCAAATACTTGGCGCAATTGCTCGGGCTCATGGATATAACGGGATTCTCTATTGCTCTGTACGAAATCAAACAAAAAATAATCTCGTCTTGTTTGAAGATAATGTTGGAGAGCTTGATCTTGTATGTAAGGAGATCTCAAGCGCTCCTTTCGACTTAGACGCTTACGAGAAACAATTGGGAATTCGAAAAAGTTAG
- a CDS encoding TIGR02147 family protein: MQHNQPEFGKGKEISTTSLVPPVLSDYMNYREYLADYYQYKRKATKSSLRQYNYAVFSAAANIKSPNYLKMIIEGKRNLSEDMIGKFGKALGFNKEQTEEFRLLVNFTQATDPADRNIFLKKMSEHRVGVKLKTGEIDRKSFEKVPNWVAWIVYAMVDQEGVSFDTASLKALLRGKASEDEIENSLAALIASGELRRDEKTGEIKKARSLTESPEDIPVALVRKLQSQLMYLGLESIYQDQPTDREFGTLTMSLTKSEFEEIKFKLRQMRKGLNKDNSIARMKTKGERVYQLNIQLFPVTNAVEGVGTHAHSPIVQSALDVHLAESVMEAAAPSAEAVAKAEAVLAQASEAAVAATAAAATAKVQTPVAPVVPAAPAVPVAAKTEVNKAPSNVSSLASAAASAAELFR; the protein is encoded by the coding sequence ATGCAACACAATCAACCTGAGTTCGGCAAAGGCAAAGAAATTTCAACAACTTCGCTGGTTCCGCCAGTATTGTCTGATTACATGAACTACCGCGAATATTTGGCGGACTATTATCAGTACAAACGCAAAGCTACTAAGAGCTCTTTGCGCCAATATAACTACGCAGTTTTCTCGGCAGCAGCGAATATCAAATCACCAAATTATTTGAAAATGATCATCGAAGGAAAGCGCAACCTTTCTGAAGACATGATCGGTAAATTTGGTAAAGCGTTGGGCTTTAATAAAGAACAAACTGAAGAGTTCCGTTTGCTGGTGAATTTCACTCAGGCAACAGATCCTGCAGATCGTAATATCTTCCTGAAAAAAATGTCTGAGCACCGTGTGGGTGTGAAACTTAAAACAGGTGAGATCGATCGCAAGTCCTTCGAGAAAGTTCCGAACTGGGTTGCCTGGATCGTTTACGCGATGGTGGATCAAGAAGGTGTTTCATTCGACACAGCTTCTTTGAAAGCACTTCTTCGTGGCAAAGCTTCTGAAGATGAAATCGAAAACTCTTTGGCAGCCTTGATCGCGTCGGGTGAGCTTCGTCGTGACGAAAAAACGGGCGAGATCAAAAAAGCCCGCTCCCTGACTGAATCTCCTGAAGACATTCCCGTGGCATTGGTTCGTAAGCTTCAATCTCAATTGATGTACTTGGGCCTTGAATCCATTTATCAAGATCAACCAACGGACCGCGAGTTCGGAACGCTTACGATGTCTTTGACGAAGTCAGAGTTTGAAGAAATCAAATTCAAACTTCGTCAGATGAGAAAAGGTTTGAACAAAGACAACTCGATCGCTCGTATGAAAACAAAAGGCGAAAGAGTGTACCAATTGAACATTCAATTGTTCCCGGTAACAAATGCGGTTGAGGGTGTTGGCACTCACGCGCACTCTCCGATTGTTCAAAGCGCTTTGGATGTGCACTTGGCTGAATCTGTGATGGAAGCTGCGGCTCCTTCGGCAGAGGCTGTAGCGAAAGCTGAAGCAGTACTTGCGCAGGCTTCTGAGGCAGCGGTGGCAGCAACAGCAGCTGCAGCGACAGCGAAAGTTCAAACACCGGTAGCTCCGGTGGTTCCTGCAGCGCCTGCGGTACCTGTGGCAGCGAAAACGGAAGTGAACAAAGCACCTTCAAATGTAAGTTCATTGGCTTCGGCGGCAGCATCAGCGGCTGAACTTTTCCGCTAA